In Girardinichthys multiradiatus isolate DD_20200921_A chromosome 18, DD_fGirMul_XY1, whole genome shotgun sequence, a single window of DNA contains:
- the serpinh1b gene encoding serpin H1b, with amino-acid sequence MWMTRVVALCLLAFVVLAEDKKLSSHANTLADNSANLAFSLYQKMAQDKNTENIVVSPVVVASSLGLVALGGKASTASQVKTVLSADKLKDEHLHAGLSELLSEVSDAKTRNSTWKINNRLYGPSSVTFADDFVKISKKHYNYEHLKINFRDKRSAVNSINEWAAKSTDGKLPEITKDVQNPDGAMIVNAMFFKPHWDERFHEKMVDNRGFLVTRSFTVGVPMMHRTGLYDFYEDKENKLYILNMPLGKKQASMILIMPYHLEPLERLEKLLTRKQVDTWLSKMENKAVAISLPKISLEVSHNLQKYLAELGLTEAVDKSKADLSNISGKKDLYLSNVFHASALELDVEGNPYDTSIFGTEKLKNPKLFYVDHPFVFLVKDNKTNSILYIGRVVRPKGDKMRDEL; translated from the exons ATGTGGATGACCAGAGTCGTCGCTCTTTGTCTGCTGGCCTTTGTGGTGTTGGCAGAggacaagaagctgagcagCCATGCTAACACGTTGGCTGACAACAGTGCTAACTTAGCCTTCAG CCTGTACCAAAAGATGGCACAggacaaaaacacagagaataTTGTCGTTTCTCCTGTTGTTGTGGCCTCCTCTCTGGGACTGGTTGCTCTCGGTGGCAAGGCCTCCACTGCATCCCAGGTGAAAACTGTTCTCAGTGCTGACAAGCTCAAGGACGAGCACCTGCATGCAGGCCTGTCAGAGCTCCTCTCTGAG GTGAGTGACGCCAAGACCCGAAACTCCACCTGGAAGATCAACAACCGCCTCTACGGCCCCAGCTCCGTCACCTTCGCAGATGACTTTGTTAAGATCAGCAAGAAGCACTACAACTACGAGCActtgaaaataaatttcagGGACAAGCGGAGTGCGGTGAATTCCATCAACGAGTGGGCGGCCAAGTCAACAGACGGCAAGCTGCCCGAGATCACCAAGGATGTGCAGAACCCAGACGGAGCCATGATTGTCAACGCCATGTTTTTTAAGC CTCACTGGGATGAGAGATTCCATGAAAAGATGGTTGACAATCGCGGTTTCCTGGTCACCCGCTCTTTCACTGTTGGAGTTCCCATGATGCACCGCACAG GTCTCTACGACTTCTATGAGGACAAGGAGAACAAACTCTACATCCTGAATATGCCTTTGGGTAAGAAGCAGGCCTCCATGATTTTAATAATGCCTTATCACCTGGAGCCCCTGGAACGTCTGGAGAAACTCCTGACGAGAAAGCAGGTAGACACTTGGCTTAGCAAGATGGAAAACAAGGCTGTTGCAATTTCCCTCCCGAAGATCTCGTTGGAAGTCAGCCACAACCTGCAG AAATATTTAGCTGAGCTGGGCCTGACTGAAGCTGTGGACAAGTCTAAAGCTGACCTGTCAAACATCTCAGGGAAGAAGGACCTCTACCTCTCCAATGTCTTTCACGCATCTGCTCTGGAGCTGGACGTGGAAGGAAACCCTTATGACACAAGCATCTTTGGCACAGAAAAGCTGAAGAACCCTAAGCTCTTCTACGTAGACCACCCCTTCGTCTTCCTGGTGAAAGACAACAAGACCAACTCTATCCTGTACATCGGCAGAGTGGTTAGACCCAAGGGGGATAAGATGCGTGATGAACTATAA